The genomic segment aatccTATGATTAATActattttgttgataataaaaatgcGATAACAAAAGTATCTTTACAAGTAACACAATATATGAGGCgaaaaacatttaatgaaatgttttttctaaaattgtattttatttataaataaccaGTTTTGCTGAATATTGGGAAAGAATAATTGACTACACCTCTGCAGAGTTTCCTTAAATGATTTTGattatagtttaattaatttgtgaATCAAAATGAATGAGGTTTTACCGGAACCATCCTATGTTTATTTAATCACCGAATTTGGCTGCTGAGTGCACTCCAATCaagatttaaaatactttaCACGTACTTAGATAAACGCTTGGTAcacttatataatttaatttagttactTTGTGTTGATCATAAAGTACCTATATATCTTTTATACATGGTGGTATAAAGTTGTAAAggcgaaaaattaatttatggacGACAAACATTTGAAGCAAAATATATCCATAGCTAATATGCTCGTAAAGTTCCTTCGCATTAGAGcgtaaaacataattattattggCGAGGGTGACCGAAAATCCATCATTGATTTGTTATTTAACCCAGCAATTGGGCTCTACCTATTCCAATACAGCGTATTTTAATAAGACAGTTGATAATGACATCAGAATTAAAGCCTATAGGGACTATCATAATGCCCATGGCTTTGTCGAATAGAAAAAGCGGTAAATTTTTCAATGTACCTCATTTTCAGAAGAGGTAGATTTTAACCTTGgtaaatttattatagaattttcataaatttgagatattattaaaaaaccaaaCACTCTTCAAATCGTCACTATCTGGATCGTATAGAAGGCTGTTATGGTTAATCGTGTTCACTATCGAAAGTTGATAACATGATTTTAGTAAGAATCCTTGAAAGATGTAGTGAACACCAAGCATCTCTGATTTTAATATGATCATAATTCAAATCGCATAATTTCATGTCACATTATTTGGTGTCCATTTACCGATATTTACTTGGGATGATTCAATCACTTTCAATCATTGACTCACAGTTACAAGCATAACTTGAGAACcgcttaagatattttcataattcctCTACACCATTATAGAGGAAACCATGAGGATGGATAAAAACCTCCTGAAATCCATGTTACCCTCTCGAATTACTCTAGAACCTCCATTAACGTTCTAGGAACCAATTGAAagcgaaaagaaaaaaatcgggTTCGTCTTGATGGTGCGCAAGGGCAACATACAACAGTACAAACAGTTCGAGGCGGAGACCGATTAAATACCGAAACTAAGTACCCTTGGGTAAATTGTCTTATAACTTTACCTCTAATAGGTTAAAGTGATTTATACTTGAAAAgattctttaaagtttttttctgcttctgctaaaaaaataaaaaatatccatgCTCTGGACGcatttttatccaggttttagAAAGACAGGTCAATAGTGCTAAGGGAAACTAAGTACTCTTGGGTAAATTTCTTTATAACTTTAGTTTTAGTGCTGAGATtgacttgatttttattttaaaagattttttaaagttttcttctgactttgataaaagaataaagaaaaaccatATACTAGACAAATCTGTATTTAGGTTTTAGAAAGTAAGGTATTGGGAACCAAGCTCTCTTGGTTAAATTGCTTTATAACTTCACTGCTAGTACTGAgattagctttatttatattttaagagattttgtggattttttttcagcttgtgttgaaaaagtaaagaaaatccATGCGCTGAAAGcatttttatccaggttttagCAAGATAGGTCAAGGGTACCACGTGAAATTAAGTACATTTCGGTAAATGAATTTATAACTTTACTTCTTGTGCTCAGATTGAgttgacttttattttaaaagtgtgtgaatatatttatatattattatatatattaataatatttaaatattcttaaattgcCTGATCTCCTTCCTATCAAATTTATGTAGATAGGAGTCCAACGtaaactttaaacaaaatcaaaattgtattatatttgaatttttacatGACAACATAAACCaaacttactatttttttacattaacttgcctaatttttttttattagatctgTTTCACTTCTTGAAACCACATGCATTTCAAAAACGGTTGCTCCTAGATACATCTAATAAATCGCATAAAAAGGATTAagaaattttcaccaaaaatattatacaaaatattattcgTTCAGAAATCGGCATTATTTAGGAAACTAGCTTAGTTAGCGTTCGATTTAGTTTTCATATTACAGAATTCTCTctgtattttattacaaatgagATGGAATATAATGTTAATAAGTCCAATATGCAATTAGGCCAAATATTACCCCTCATCTTGaaatttattagatttaaaacgGTTCAAATAGTAATTACCCATTTCTCTTCctctattttgttatttatgatGGCTCTGATCACAATACGGTAATAGACTCGTATTGTAGTTTTACTGCGTCGACTtttcaataaaatgaaatctattttaatttaaatataaatttttaatgatatgtctttttgttttaatgtttctgttttaatttaaattaatcaaggtattcagtatatttataatttaacggttttttttCCATGCAGAATATACATgcattttcttttactttagtATCAAACATTTCCTACTTTacagttacatttttataatttataatgttaaaagACCATATTGATATTAATCTacaagaatataaaatatattcaagaTAAGTGAAGGTCGGTGTGAactatatttgtatataaaccAGGGTGGTGGCTGCAGAGAACCACATTGTTCTGTTGCGTAAAGTTCTAGAACAACGGCAAATATGAACGGTttggtaagttttattttttatttaccattTTACACAAATTCAAATTTACAATTGTTTTGatataattgcaaaaataatagtaaaaaaacagAAGAGCTTAGCATAGttttgttgttaaaaaatattttttaagcaattaagTGTTTTATTATAGACAAAtcgtctttaaaaaataaattattttcatttacataatatacaaaaaaactgGATGGCTACAACTGATTGTCggccataaaaaatattttatgaattttaggATCATTTATGGTCATCACATGAATCATcattttataatgattttaagtTATCAATATTAATTACTGTGAACCTAATATgtaccaaataataataatagcacTAGGTATagtgtatttatttaagttttcatcaaaaatacatttttaaattaagatttttaaaaaaatacactcttggacaaaattaaaatgtttactcgcggttttatgataataaattcctatttgaaattattaatgcaaataaGTATATTTACATATGTAATCAGTTTTATtctaagtattaaatatttaactttgtttGCATAACtaatttctaatataattttgttactATAAAACTGCGATATGAGATGGATATAGAGTCCTATTTCTTTCCCTCTAACACATTTTCACATTTACCGTAATTTTACTTCTTTCAAACCTGTTATCTAAAGACAaagcaaacatttaaatattctgcaGTTATTGAGGCTAGTGTCTTACCTTTGCATAAGGTAGGTGATAGTATCATACCTTTAAATTTAAGGCTAATcttttgtatgtattttcaaCCAATTTAAGCATTATAAGTTGaggtttctattttttttgcgaCTTCCTCTTTACGGAGTTAAAGGTTTTACTCTAACTTGGTTTGCTATATTCCCAtgtaaaaatatgcaaaaagtaCAGATTGGAGAATTCCCTGATTCTATGATGTTCTGAGAGATTGGAAATCAAATGAGCAGTTTCTCAAGGATCAAATGATCAGTATTCTGTCCGTTACATCTCACTTACATTAATATAGTGGATATTCCCCTTGCACGACTTTCACTCTAGTGAATTAGAAATGGTAATAAATGATGAGTTGCTAGCCACTTGCGGCAGTATACAAATGTGAATCAGCTAGCATTAagcattacaaaaataaacatattgttctttaaatattaaataaatacataaaaagagCAAGTGCCTGGGATTATACATTGATAATAAATCGAAAGAGTAGAAAAAGTAGAGTAGTTTTCCAAGGCATTAATTATTTGGCTAGAAGTAAAGCACAACTTTGTCACTAATTATAAATAGCATATTAGCGTTTTACGTAATTAGTTTtatagtataaataatattattattatttattacagctCATCGTCACCCTTTGTTCCTTTGCTGTAGCCCTCGCCAATCCAGGTGGAGTTGGCTTGGCTGGCGGTTTAGGCTTGGGCGGTGGCTTAGGTTTGGCTGGAGGTTTGGGCTTGGCACATGGAGGTATTGCTGCTGGAGGTCTTGTTGCTCCAGGTGTAGCCGCTGGTGCTGTCTTAGCTCCTGGTGTATCTACTGGCGCCGTTTTGGCTCCAGCCACTTCTGCTggtaagtgattttttaaaatcttagttTCTTGTTGTTTATACAAAGCAATAATATTATCACGTTTCATGATTATGTCAATTCAACGTTAAAACCTatataagataaaaatttaaatactccttataaataaaagaaacaattttaggtgCTATTGCAGCTGGACCCGCTCAAGCCGGTTCAATTGTTGCCGGACCTGCCTCTGCTGGTGCCATCTCCGCTGGTCCCGCCTCAGCTGGTGCCATTTCCGTAGGACCGGCTAGTGCCGGTGGTATCTCTGCTGGTATCGCTACCACTGGTGCCATCACTGCTGGTCTTGCCAGTCCAGGACTCATTGCCCCAGCTATTGCTGCACCTGCTGCCATCGCTGCTCCTGCTCTTGGCGTCGGTCTCGGTGGCGTTGGTGTTGGAGGCGTCGGTCTTGGCGGCGTTGGTCTTGGAGGCGTCGGTCTTGGTGGCGTTGGTCTTGGAGGCGTCGGTCTTGGTGCTGGTCTTGGTGCTGGtatgaaatttgacaaaaaattttaataaactaaaaatttaatcattttgttATATTGCAGGTGTAATTACTAATGGAGGAGGCTCAATCGGAGTTAGTGGACATGGTGCTGTGGTTTCCGGACCCCCAACTGCTCCAGCAGCTATTGTAGGACCAGCTGGAGCTGTAAAAGCTGACGGTCTCTGGGGACCTACACTTGCTGGAGGTCTTGGACATAAAGGTCTCCTTCACTAAGTCTTAAGCTAACTTAGTGAAATaactataaattttgtttttgtccattgagtttttttatatatctacaAGGTAGATCTTAATGCAGTTTTCTTGCATTGTTTGCGATACACcagatattttttgtaatgtattaaaaaatagatatattttttacttttgataaCTAGTTTTTTATTAGTAGTGTGAAAGTAGAATCTTGCTGATTTCAAGAAGATTTCATATATTGTGTTGTTACAGTATTGAAagtgttgaaaatattgaaattttatgcACTAGCGGGCGAAAGTAGTACCTCAAAACCTAAGCATAACTTTTTCGAAAAAAGGCCTAAATAAAAAGagtcataaaattaaaataatgtgattTATGTTTTATGAAAATGTCTCGGAACTTTAAAACCGTAATATATGCAGGGGATATgcagttttaattaatttttcaaggtataatttttttcctaggAATCCTTTGTAAGATTACTCTTTAGTTAGATTGccggtttaaaaatatttacttgtgTTATTCCATGGAACCAGAAGCATGGTAGTTAGGCGAGCGGAATATACTTTTGATAAGATAtctcataaataattaaataaaagaagatCGATTCTAAACtacaaaaattttccaatattttggaCCAATCTTATGTTATGGTGAATTTTTCGCGAAAATCCTTTACccataatgatttttttattaacaattataataatttacttatcaCTTATAACTACATGACTTTTATTtagatgaattttaaaatatcaagttCTATTGCGTTTTACAAGCTGTTAAGATAACAACCATAACTATAAAAATACTGTATAGTTTCTCAGTTCAGTAAATCAACTTCAAGTAATGATTTTTAGTTGAAATATATCCACagtaaaatacttttataataatatataaatacttttatattttatacttaaaaacaGATTTATCAAAATATCCCCGTAAGTATAAGAGATATTGTGGTTTACGTTTGTTAATATGACTTtgcgtaaaataaaaaaagcccCAAAATTGAGCCCTAAGGAGCCCTAACTTTTAACCGAAGTTTTGTAAAACAGTGGTTGGGACTGTTTTACAAAACCTCTACCTTATTGTATttctagatatatttaaatatttttaactttcaaatcgatatttttgttgggcgccaaaaaggATAACTTATCATCATTTAATCGAAATTTTATCTTCTAGATTTATTACCAAATGGAAAAATTTATACcaaatttttccatatttttgccCCGTCAGATCGcaatattacttttataattaaagcaaatatttatcgtaaattaatacttaaaaaaaattatcacataaaatatgttatatttggcatttacttatattaatattatttttctggggtaatatttaatatatttcaaggaaataatttttccagtacTCTCTtgcatatcaaaatatttttatttcataacaCTTATCACATTTTTGTTGATGTTTTACCTTAATAACATTTTACTTATGATAACATCATGAGTATTTGACAAGCGGCTTAAAGTAGGCTTAAGTAATGACCTTCCCGAATTCATTATCGCTATTAGCTTAATTTCTGCTTAACAGGGACGGTACAATCAAAAGAGCAACTAGACAGCCGGGAGCGAGCTCTTCGCTTACGAAGGCAATTGTGCCGTTTGTCAATTGTACTCTGCACCACTCTGAACAAACCGTTCCTAATGAGATGCACTTACAGTTAAGTACGtacttaacaaatttagttGCAACTACCTCTAAGCGGTCCTTTTCTCATTTTCTTGTTAGTactttatcataaataaaataatttaaccatTGTACAATATTCCGTTCTAAATTTTCGGTTTTTAGCCTAAATTCTTTTAGgaatttagatttaatttgatgaTTACAAAAGTTGAAATAATAAGCAGCTATTTTGTAATAAACTATGTTTAATTTTCATTGTAATTGCAAggttgttattaaaaatcgataCTTGTGGTTTAACTAACgtttgccattttttaatatggACTTTTAAAGCTGCAAACAAAAGTAATCAATAAAGTCTCAATCTTAAGGGTGATATTTTAACCCTGCATAAgtgggaaaaaaaaattaaattttttttgatatacaaTTTAGTCACTGTGATACCACCTGGATTTTATGGAAAATAGAAGTTAATAGTTCAATATAGAGTCACCTAGATTAGGCTTATAGGACCTGCTAAAATTCAAAgtaataattaacttattaagCCATCAGATAATACTAGCAAATCGTAAATAACTATGGTAGCAAAAGCAAAAAACAAACTTCATAATGCCCACTTAACGatttaaatgagtttttttataaGGATAGGACACACAGTTGAGTCGGAAATAACAGCTTCTAATTTTAAACTAGAGAGTTCCTGGGAAGCATAAACAAGGATTAAAAGGTGGCTCTGTAATAATAGGTATttgatgaataaaaaaaattatcaggatTATATTCTCAATTGCGGGATCTGCGGGATCTAGAGACTTTTGTTATCAGTTGTCTTTTAGACTTTGCAGCggtctatttcttttttgaaatctCAGTAATAAAGTCATTGGTACCGTATTCAGGATTGCAGGTCATACAGCTGAGGTTAAACGTGTCTTCAGAGAAGGGTTAGGAACGGTCTTCCCCTTAGGATCTTGGCATTATGGTAAATTATAACTGGTGGAAGGACGGTTACGATGACATATTAGAAATTTACAGAATATACATTatgtaaaaaagaatatttaatttccaacaCACATATATATCACGAATCCAACATAATAGGTACTGAGCATCACTGTATcgtaactttaattaaaatgaattttggaATTCCAAGAAAGACATATAATCGAATTAAATATTGGACATTATTTTTGTAGGTTTATATATTTGATGGACATTCCGATAAATAAGGAGGACTTTGGAATGTCAAATAGCTAGTGGCATAGTAAGACTTATCATTTTAAAGGGCGTATGATCTGCTTGTAGCAGAATTGCGAATTTAGTTTGATGGGAAAAGTGgactgtaattattattttagaaaacgaCCAGAGTCAAACGCTCAACGTAAAAAATGGAAAGGCACATACATGTGGCTCCTCAATTCCATCCTGCAAGGATCCCTGTCGCTGATATTGTCCATTTATCACAACCACGTTTAATTGTATAGTCTTACATAGTACTTTATTGTATTGATTATAATTTGCAACTTTAGtgtataagttaaaaaaaaaccaaaattcgGCAGCACGATTAAGTAGCCATTGCTTTCTGGTACTTTCTGTCCGCGCGTACATCGTCGTCGTCCCTTACAGGATGCGCTGAgcgtttaaatataaaaataataaacccaaaACTGTATTTATGCCATTAAATTTATAACACAAAATatattcactaaaaattaaagaaaatgacgATTTCCAAACAGTGCTGCttaatgatttcaaaaaaattaaataaaaagacgagcaataaaaagatgttttaaaaataaatagtttatataCAAATGttcagattttatttttgaatcagaatttattattaaatcctTAAAGTGTACCGTAATTGATAAAAAAGACCTATTTTGAAATTCTGTACAAATATTGGCAAAGGGCTTGTCTGCTAATACCGCTACATTACCGAGTAATTCgaacttttaaatcaatatttccaGATGGTGtcttataaactttgcttttctCTACTTTCTTAATTAGAtacttttgtttgtttgttagatatttaaatagttgtattataattttttttaaattataattagtgttttttgttgtttaagaGCTTCTACCTTgtagtattttaaaattcaattaggATTATTCGACACTATCCAGTATTActttcacatttttaataaaaatattatttgcaaaacattctgatttaaaaagtatcgtacataaattcaataatacaagtaataaaataattaacaaattgtaCCATATAAATAATTTGGTTCAATAAACTAATACAACttcatacataaaataaatcgaATAAagcataaaatgaaaaatataattttattccgTCCATGCGAGCGGTCTGCTCATCAACCCCTTAAGAGTAAATCGGAATCCCGGTGGTTCCCCAGGGAACTGACCAAGCACTTTGCGCGTCGGTTTTGGTCCGAACAAACTGCCCCCGTTTTGGCCTCAGGCAACTTTTTCTTATTCGggatcaaatatttaatttgttttatggAAGCCAGGCTACCCGTCGGTCAGTATCGCTTTCAAAAAATGCTGTTTATTTTGTCCCTCTATCTGATGATTGAAGGAGACTTCTAGAAGTTTTTTAGGAGAAAAAAccgcataaaataaaatatcagacatgacagtattaaaataaaatatttaatttagtaataataataatcttattgGTACAGGCCAGATATTACACAAATTGGTAATATAATCTCtcacatttttttagataaattcaGAGACAAAGATTTTATACAGAAGGTAAACCATTATAAAAATTCGCTATATTGTAGCTAAAAGAGcgtaggaaaataaaaaatttgtaaattataatattacaatGAAAGATATATCACGAAGGTCTAGATTATGTACTCTAGTACGAGTCCTTTTTAACACATGATTTGGACATTtcgttgcaatttttttttaataatacaaaatggCTGATTTGGATTTAGTTCCTTTActtattttttcgatttttattttttctccttATTTGCAGATAAAAGGGTTCTGAAATTACATCACAATGTTTTAACATCCGCATCTGTAGCTAAAAATAAGACGAAAACGTGCACCGTTTTAAATGTACGGGGTGTTTTATCAAACATTTGAAGATGGGTTTTTTGGTTAATGCTACTGAAATCAAGCAAGAAACTTCCTATGAACATAATGTCAAAGCCGTCCACGAGTTTGAACTacagaattttatttcttacaaattTTAACACCCCTGTTTGATATTTCAGTAGGTTCTgttaaactaaaagaaaataaattaaaattcataatttttcttgaaataaaaaattatatgaaatatttttatttttgcccatttatttcaattttttttagcgaaatttaaaaatatacatataaacttaatatataaaatttaaaaaatcatcgatTTCGAATTTCaactatttcataaaaaaaaaacttatttaaatatataaaaaaatattcttgtatttaaagttaaaaaaacatacCAGTTATTTTTTAATCCGATCAAAAAGTTCAGAAGCctgtttctaaaaattttaaatttgtagacATCTGTATCGAGAAATAGCTCTGGATGAATAGAAAGTgcttaccaatttttaaaaaaatatctagagggaaattaagatttttattcaaaaaatttaaggcTTTTCGTTTATATGTTTATAAGAATAGAATTACTTTATacagtaagtaaataaatataaaattattcaaagtaaatataaaaatcaacaatCAAAAGACTCTGAGTATGCAATACAACCCATCCCGGTCACACTATTCGGTTTCTTTACAGAAATTGCTTAAAGTTGTGCTTGATACTCGATACTTGATTCATTGATATTCTTCAAGGAAATGCATTGATCTGTAGAAAactattattagaaaaattctgaaaatttgaaGTCGATGGGAGCAACTcggctaaaatattttcaagatagCGGAACCTTCGTTTATACTAGAAGTAGgtgtgatattttttaaatagaaactctctattttaataattaatttgtattaaaaataagggtAACTTTGTAAAATGATACCTATTCCGAAAATGTGTCgtttctaaaatataataaatgttcaaactgATAAACCTTGAACTTCTAGACATATCTCGCACTAAGTAGTAATTCTTCGCTGGTGGCTCACTTACTGACTGAGAGTTAAGTTCTTCAAATGCAGTTCTGACCTTCCGCATGAAATTTTCCTTAATGAGTACTGtggtattataaaaattattttttactcttCCACAGATCGAAAAAAAATCGAGTACTGTTAGATCTGAAGAGCGGGGTGACCAAAGATAGGGTCCGTTATtttggttatttatttattttattttgcagcTGAGTGTTGACTAATTGGCCATTATGTGGAGGCTGCTCATCGTGTAGGTAGAGTATATTACTCTGATCAATTGGCAGCAAATCTGTTGAGAAGTTAATTTCAAATTGAGCAATATTTTACGATAATGCTCACTTAGAAATTATTAAACCACGTGTCTTATTAGTAGAAGAATTCAGAACTATCTTTACTTACCATTTAAATTGTcttcataaaattataaagccACGATGCTGTAATTTCTTAGAGcacaataaacattaaattgccTGGACTCTTGAAAGTTTAGTTCTCTAAATTAGAGCACATTTGTGTCACTCTAGAAATGGGTATTTTGTCgattaaaaatcttatttttagtaAACTTCGCTTGAACCATCCAGatattattatctaaaaattttttgagatcgaagtaaaataaattgacaGAATTTTActtattgattctttaaatttctttacaGTATTTTATGCTGTTGTTTTCTGTTTATCCAAATATCATAAATGCATGTCCTGTTCCTcgtaagtaataaataaatttcaataatctTCCAGTATGCTATTTAATCGTCCCGGTATGATTTATGCTTGACAATTTGCAAATGACATTAAACTAGTAACATTATTTTAGCActtgattgttttttaatgcCGCACCGTCATAGTCAACTGATATAATGTAGAAACCTCTGAgagacaaatatttaaattgcaaatatttcaaaaactacaatttttcgGAATAAGTATCAAtaggttatacaaaattattgtcccttgttttttgttttttaagcaaataaacagtctttattaaattttatttataatcttcTTTTTTGACCAccctatattaaaaattatcgaaattgtatacagtttattaaaattggtcTTCGTTCCTTACAGGAAAGCATGAATTATTGTATGGTCTGCATCATATTTTCTACTTTCAGTATAAATGGAAGacattttaacaatattttagcCCCACATCGATTTTagtgttttgtaaaattttcgcatttttcCTAATTATTATAGTATTTCCACAATTGATCAATGCGATTCTTGTAAACTTACCAAACTTACTAGTCACAAGTTTTACCTCTTCTAATAAATTACAAGAAACATTTGGATGTacccatatttaaaattaaattataaataattttttgcggCTAATCCTCACTAGCATACCCAATATCAAAACAGAACTCCTGGATATTCTGGTAAAAGTCAGTTCAAAGGTATGGTAATAATTtaaggttgttttttttaaagcgaTAGTAATAGGGTGCGCTTGATAAGTCGGTGCATACCGATAAGGCCATTGCATCTGGATTATACAAAAagactcgtcgtctagccattgccgaacgggaagaacatagtgagaaGGAGGCGCtatcttgctggaaatatatttcagacgacgagtttccagataaattaatagggcgaagggggcctatagaatggcctgctagatctcctgatataacgccgttagacttttttctatgtggtcatttgaaatctattgtgtttactcgccaacctgaaagtttggataaACTTCGTCAACGTATCATCGACAGCTgtcatgatatcccacaacatgtttttgaaaatgtccgtcaggaatttgaacatcgcctatatcattgtttggccaaaaacgggcaatattttgaacacttattgaattAAAagctgatattttcatgtttttgttttctgtctgaacaaattaagataaacaaagatttttctaattttctcgaaaacgaattgaccgatttaaaaaatcaaacgtcaaaataaaaggcttcgaaaaaccttttaaacaagctattactcgatatcccttgccatttaaaatttttaaggggatgaccctggggggcagagggtgaaagggggtgaagtaattttaggttggAAAGTTGTCCCTCTTGACAAAcgttttgacgtatttcggcttttttttttaaacagtggttttcgataaatccgtggtgggaagttttcaaatgaacaccctgtatatacaaaaaatgGCACACTACATCTTCTCTATAAATAATTTCTGTCATtgcattttccagaaaattcagttccgtttttcaaaaacatcagATATTGACCACCTACTTACTCTAAAGTTTTTAATACTTTGATCTGACatcttttagttatatttttatgcaAGAGCTGTTGAATATATGGTTAAAGTGGTATTTTTCCAAATCTACAATCATGCAGAACGGTCTTGAATAATGGTTCT from the Anthonomus grandis grandis chromosome 10, icAntGran1.3, whole genome shotgun sequence genome contains:
- the LOC126741397 gene encoding elastin-like isoform X2, encoding MNGLLIVTLCSFAVALANPGGVGLAGGLGLGGGLGLAGGLGLAHGGIAAGGLVAPGVAAGAVLAPGVSTGAVLAPATSAGAIAAGPAQAGSIVAGPASAGAISAGPASAGAISVGPASAGGISAGIATTGAITAGLASPGLIAPAIAAPAAIAAPALGVGLGGVGVGGVGLGGVGLGGVGLGGVGLGGVGLGAGVITNGGGSIGVSGHGAVVSGPPTAPAAIVGPAGAVKADGLWGPTLAGGLGHKGLLH
- the LOC126741397 gene encoding uncharacterized protein LOC126741397 isoform X1 is translated as MNGLLIVTLCSFAVALANPGGVGLAGGLGLGGGLGLAGGLGLAHGGIAAGGLVAPGVAAGAVLAPGVSTGAVLAPATSAGAIAAGPAQAGSIVAGPASAGAISAGPASAGAISVGPASAGGISAGIATTGAITAGLASPGLIAPAIAAPAAIAAPALGVGLGGVGVGGVGLGGVGLGGVGLGGVGLGGVGLGAGLGAGVITNGGGSIGVSGHGAVVSGPPTAPAAIVGPAGAVKADGLWGPTLAGGLGHKGLLH